Proteins encoded within one genomic window of Bos mutus isolate GX-2022 chromosome 9, NWIPB_WYAK_1.1, whole genome shotgun sequence:
- the ARMT1 gene encoding damage-control phosphatase ARMT1 has translation MAGRPASLSARDVGSFAYLSVKDRSPQILTKAIDTLHRHKSEFFEKHGEKGLEAEKKAISLLSKLRNELQTDKPIVPLVEKFVDTDIWNQYLEYQQSLLNESDGKPRWFLSPWLFVECYMYRRIHEAIIQSPPIDDFDIFKELKDQNFFESQESIIALCTHLQELRKTIEDLDENQLKNEFFKVLQISLWGNKCDLSLSGGEHISQKTNIMNSLEDLKPFILVNDMDRLWSLLSNCKKTREKESVTRVDIVLDNSGFELITDLVLADFLLSSKLATKIHFYGKTIPWFVSDTTLHDFNWIIKQLKHSNNKWVSQCGVDWEDHIKTGRWVYLDHIFWTLPHEFSAMSQVAPDLHAALQKAHLIFFKGDLNYRKLTGDRRWEFTVPFHEALSGFHPAPLCSIRTLKAEVQVGLQPGQGEQLTASEPNWLTAGKYGVFQFDGPL, from the exons ATGGCGGGGCGTCCGGCGTCTCTGTCGGCGCGGGACGTAGG ATCATTTGCATATCTTTCAGTTAAAGACAGATCACCTCAGATCTTAACCAAAGCTATTGATACATTGCATCGACATAAAAGTGAATTTTTCGAGAAACATGGAGAG AAAGGCCTGGAAGCTGAAAAGAAAGCAATTTCTCTTCTTTCGAAATTACGGAATGAATTGCAAACAGATAAACCGATTGTTCCTTTGGTTGAAAAGTTTGTTGATACTGACATATGGAATCAGTACCTAGAATATCAACAGAGTCTTTTAAATGAAAGTGATGGGAAACCAAGGTGGTTTCTCTCACCGTGGCTATTTGTAGAATGCTACATGTATCGTAGAATTCATGAAGCAATTATCCAAAG tcCACCAATCGATGACTTTGATATATTTAAAGAATTGAAAGACCAAAATTTCTTTGAATCTCAGGAATCTATCATTGCCTTATGTACTCATCTGCAAGAGTTGAGGAAAACTATCGAAGACCTAGATgaaaatcaactgaaaaatgaattttttaaagttcttcag atttcactgTGGGGAAATAAGTGTGATCTGTCTCTATCAGGTGGGGAACATATTTCTCAGAAGACCAATATAATGAATTCATTGGAAGACCTAAAACCTTTCATTTTAGTGAACGACATGGATCGTCTTTGGTCATTGCTAAGCAATtgcaagaaaacaagagaaaaagaatctgTTACTCGAGTGGATATTGTTCTGGATAATTCTGGGTTTGAACTTATTACAGACTTAGTATTAGCTGACTTCTTGTTGTCCTCTAAACTGGCAACTAAGATCCATTTTTATGGGAAAACGATTCCATGGTTTGTTTCTGATACTACTCTACACGATTTTAATTGGATAATCAAACAACTAAAGCATTCTAATAATAAGTGGGTGTCCCAATGTGGGGTTGACTGGGAAGACCATATTAAAACAGGCAGATGGGTTTACCTCGATCATATATTTTGGACTCTGCCTCATGAATTCAGTGCAATGTCTCAGGTCGCTCCTGATTTACATGCTGCACTACAAAAggctcatttaattttcttcaagggTGACTTGAATTATAGGAAGCTGACGGGTGACAGAAGATGGGAGTTTACTGTTCCGTTTCATGAGGCGTTGAGTGGCTTCCACCCTGCACCTCTGTGCAGCATCAGAACATTAAAGGCTGAGGTTCAGGTTGGTCTGCAGCCCGGGCAAGGTGAACAGCTCACAGCTTCTGAGCCCAACTGGCTGACCGCTGGGAAATACGGAGTATTTCAGTTTGATGGTCCACTCTGA